Proteins from one Branchiostoma floridae strain S238N-H82 unplaced genomic scaffold, Bfl_VNyyK Sc7u5tJ_1152, whole genome shotgun sequence genomic window:
- the LOC118407273 gene encoding 2,5-dichloro-2,5-cyclohexadiene-1,4-diol dehydrogenase-like produces the protein MASLRTKPVVLVTGSGSGIGRATAVRFAELGYSCVVADIDEQSAKETLGMLQTPGIAVHVDVTMATSVEAMVTAAVQRFGRIDCAFNSAGIYGASARIVESPEDAFDRVMDVNVKGVWLCLKYEIAQMLQQEPVMSDPAKWADKPDVCRFRGVRGSIVNASSLAGLHSFPIISAPYCASKFAVLGLTQTAAMEYAKEGIRVNAVCPSIAATPMTYRNMEMAPPGSAERMASMHPAGRIAAPEEVAEAVCWLCSDACPFTTGEHLKIAGGN, from the coding sequence ATGGCAAGCCTCAGAACTAAGCCCGTTGTCCTGGTAACGGGAAGCGGGAGCGGCATCGGCCGTGCCACGGCGGTCAGGTTTGCTGAGCTCGGGTACAGCTGTGTGGTGGCTGACATCGACGAGCAGAGCGCCAAGGAGACACTGGGCATGCTCCAAACTCCGGGCATCGCCGTCCATGTGgacgttaccatggcgacaAGTGTGGAAGCCATGGTAACCGCGGCGGTTCAGCGCTTCGGGCGGATTGACTGCGCCTTTAACAGTGCCGGGATCTATGGAGCTTCGGCACGGATCGTGGAGTCGCCCGAGGACGCGTTCGACCGCGTCATGGACGTGAACGTGAAGGGCGTGTGGCTGTGTCTGAAGTACGAGATCGCCCAGATGCTGCAGCAGGAGCCCGTCATGAGTGACCCGGCTAAATGGGCCGACAAGCCGGACGTGTGCCGCTTCCGCGGGGTACGGGGAAGTATTGTCAACGCTAGCAGCCTGGCTGGTCTGCACTCCTTCCCTATCATCAGTGCTCCCTACTGCGCGTCCAAGTTCGCAGTCCTGGGTCTCACTCAAACCGCAGCCATGGAATACGCCAAGGAAGGGATACGCGTGAACGCCGTCTGCCCTTCTATCGCCGCCACACCTATGACGTACCGCAACATGGAAATGGCGCCGCCTGGTAGTGCGGAGAGGATGGCTTCGATGCACCCTGCTGGCCGCATAGCAGCGCCGGAGGAGGTTGCTGAAGCCGTTTGCTGGCTTTGCAGCGACGCCTGTCCGTTCACTACGGGAGAGCACCTAAAAATAGCGGGGGGCaattaa